A stretch of DNA from Dokdonia sp. PRO95:
TTATCTGTCATCGCTTAGTATGTTAAGATTTTTACTGGCTGGTTATCTTTTACAGATCTCGCACCTTCTACAATGATTTTATCTCCCACTTCTAGACCAGATAGTACTTCTATGTTAGGTCCTTGTGATTTACCTGTGGTGATGATTTTTTGCTGTGCTACCATTTCGTCCGCTTTCGCGAAAGCGGTATACACAAATTGCTCACCAGCTGCATTTTCATTAATCACATTGAGAGGGATTAAAATTGCACTTTCTGCCGTATAGTCGTTGATAGAAAGTCTCGCTGTAAGATTAGGTTTTACCTTTCCATCTTTATTAGGAACATCTACTTCTATCGCAAAACTTCTGTTTGATGGTTTGATATAATTACCCGTCTGGCGCACGGTAGTCTCTACAGACTCTCCTAGTACTGGAAACTCTACTTTTACCTTTTTACCAGCAGTTACTGTAGGCAGGTAGCTTTCTGGAATCTCTGCTGCTACATACATATTATCAAGATTTACGATTCTGAATAATGCCATACCTGGAGCAACCACTGTACCTTGGTCTGTAATCACCTCATCAATTACTCCTGAAAATGGAGCTGTAACCGTTGTTTTACCCAGCTGACTTCTAATCTGGCTCACCATATTTTGTGATGACTCATATTGTGTTTTTGCCTGTAGGTATTGTATTTCTGACCCTATTTTTTGATCCCAAAGACGTTGCTGGCGCTCAAAAGTAGTTTTTGCAAGTGCTAGTTGAGATTCCATTTGTGCTACTTGACTGCTTAGACCACCGTCATCTATACGAGCCAGTGTTTGCCCTTTACGCACGCGCTGTCCTTCTTTTACAACCACACGAGATAAGGTACCTTGATACTCTGGGTAGATAAGTACATTTTGCTTAGTCTCTACATTACCTTGCACCTCTATAAAGTGATTAAACAAGGTGTCTTTTACCGTCATTGTGGTAATAAGAACCTCTTTTTTCTCTCTAGGATTCTTTT
This window harbors:
- a CDS encoding efflux RND transporter periplasmic adaptor subunit, with translation MKKYITLAILSIALASCGGDSNGKSVEALLESGSVEELQAKQKALKEEITATNDQLAQLEKVLEEKNPREKKEVLITTMTVKDTLFNHFIEVQGNVETKQNVLIYPEYQGTLSRVVVKEGQRVRKGQTLARIDDGGLSSQVAQMESQLALAKTTFERQQRLWDQKIGSEIQYLQAKTQYESSQNMVSQIRSQLGKTTVTAPFSGVIDEVITDQGTVVAPGMALFRIVNLDNMYVAAEIPESYLPTVTAGKKVKVEFPVLGESVETTVRQTGNYIKPSNRSFAIEVDVPNKDGKVKPNLTARLSINDYTAESAILIPLNVINENAAGEQFVYTAFAKADEMVAQQKIITTGKSQGPNIEVLSGLEVGDKIIVEGARSVKDNQPVKILTY